aatttcataaaaaaaatgtcatcaaattgaataatgtaaacaaaaattttatagttagtgattttattaaagattacctcatttaatttgatttaatttgttatgaaactgaaatgtattCTTAACTTTTTATTTAGTGTTATGTCAGATAAAAATGTCTctttaatgtaacatttttacagtgatgaAATATTTAGCTGATTGAATTATGTAACTTTATGTATCCTTATATACAAATCCTTGAGTATAATGAAACTCTCTTAACTCTTTTAAGCTAAGCATGGCATTCGCTGGTATTCTGAATGAGGCTGACATCACTGCAGCCCTGCAGGCCTGTCAAGGTAATGTTCAtgtctctggatcatctttgtgAGAGAGACATTGACCAACAACTTAAAGCTGGAGCATcaattttattaacaaaagtgTAAACATCATTTTTAGAAATTATGGCTTGAAATGTTTCAGTTTTTCTAGACACATTTTCTGTGGTTCAGATACTTTAATTCAGAATCGGTCagaattcactcatcatttactcatcctcataccatcccagatgtgactttctatCTACTACAGAACaaaaaacgaagatttttagtagaatatctcagctctgtacatccatacaatacaagtgaatggtaaccaaaactttgaagctccaaaatgcaaaaaactaaaataatccatttgactccagcggttaaacctatgccttctgaagtgatatgatagaagtgggtgagaaaaagatcaatatttaaatccttttttatttaaatctccaaaaaatatttgataaaagattaatataaagctaaaaaatcacatataggcagcataaaagtagtccatttgacttaagtggtttaatcaatgtattcTGAACTGATCCAATCAATTTCGAGGgagaactgaccaaaatgtaatttatttatcacTATAAATCTAGATTGCTGTCTTTAggtatgatcatgatttcaagcgcaattacactttctagtgcttgacacatgcgcagagcgctagatggcactaggaagtgcaattgagcttgaaatcataatcgccAAGGAGAGtaatgatgtcaagatttatagtgaaaaagaagttatattttggtctgttctcaccaagtaggtcacttcagaatacattaattaaaccactggagtcgaatggattacttatatgatgcttttatgtgctttttggagcttcaatttttggtcaccattcacttgcattgtatggacctacagagctgagacattcctctaaaaaccttaatttgtgttcagcagaagaaagaaactcacatatctgggatgcatgagggtgatgaactttttgggtgagctattcctttcaATCAAAATTTCTGTTTTGGAATTTCTAGCTTCACTAATATGAAGTGCATCTGCTTAAATGTATTTATCAGCTCCACCATAATTCTAAAAACCTGACCAAATTACCTTCCAGCTGCTGACTCCTTCAACTATAAGAACTTCTTTGCCAAGGTTGGCCTGACCGCCAAGACTCCTGAAGTCATCAAGAAGGCCTTTGCTGTCATTGACCAGGACAAGAGTGGCTTCATTGAGGTGGATGAGCTTAAGTAAGTGAGTCTGATCTTAGATCGAAGATTTAGGTCAAACCACAAGCTTTCCATACTAAATAAACTTATTAATGACTTGTTGGC
This window of the Xyrauchen texanus isolate HMW12.3.18 chromosome 40, RBS_HiC_50CHRs, whole genome shotgun sequence genome carries:
- the LOC127633270 gene encoding parvalbumin alpha-like, which translates into the protein MAFAGILNEADITAALQACQAADSFNYKNFFAKVGLTAKTPEVIKKAFAVIDQDKSGFIEVDELKLFLQNFSASARALTDEETKAFLKAGDADGDGMIGVDEFAALVKA